In Nicotiana tabacum cultivar K326 chromosome 19, ASM71507v2, whole genome shotgun sequence, one DNA window encodes the following:
- the LOC107822679 gene encoding putative linoleate 9S-lipoxygenase 5 gives MKKNFLDLDDVKASVVDRVDEILGHKVSLQLISAVNADPANKCRGKPGKPAFLENWEAKFTPLTATDATFGVTFEWEEEAGVPGAFLIKNFHQKEFYLKTLTLDDVPGHGRVCFICNSWIYPSEYYKRDRIFFSNQTYLPSQTPEPLRSYREEELENLRGNGIGKLEEWDRIYDYDVYNDLGDPDKGPKYERKILGGSADYPYPRRGRTGRLPTATDPKSESRLPLHKSLEIYVPRDEKFNQLKMSDFAAYALKLLSQFLLAELDASNFTEFDTFEDELKIYDDGFKFPFESLVHKLRDLVPMELVKELLRSDGEHLCKFPMPQVIKEDKSAWRTDEEFAREMLAGLNPIIICSLKEFPPTSNLDPKVFGDQKSAITVEHIKKNLDGLAVEQAIKDNRLFILNHHDTLMPYLRRINTTTTKTYATRTLLFLKEDGTLKPVAIDLSLPHPDGDHLGAVSKVYTPAIDGQEAIVWQLAKAYVAVNDSGFHQLISHWLNTHAVVEPFVIATNRQLSVLHPIYKLLHPHFRDTMFINAFARQTLINACGIVEMTVFPSKFAMEMSAVIYKNWMFLDQALPTDLIKRGMAVEDSNAPHGLRLLIQDYPFAVDGLEIWAAIKIWVEEYCHFYYKSDDMIQGDTELQAWWKELREKGHGDKKDEPWWPKMQTVQELINSCTIVIWIASALHAAVNFGQYPYAGYLPNRPTLSRRFMPEPGTQEYEELNTNPENAFLKTITPQMQTLLGISLIEMLSRHTADEVYLGQRDTPEWTNDQEPLQAFERFGKRLREIEKRITQMNCDEKWKNRSGPVKVPYTSFYASSEMGLTGKGIPNSVSI, from the exons ATGAAGAAGAATTTCTTGGATTTAGATGATGTCAAGGCATCTGTTGTCGACCGTGTTGATGAGATTCTTGGACATAAGGTCTCTCTGCAGCTCATCAGTGCTGTCAATGCTGACCCTG CTAACAAGTGCAGAGGAAAACCTGGAAAACCAGCATTCCTGGAAAATTGGGAAGCCAAATTCACACCTTTGACAGCTACTGATGCTACGTTTGGAGTCACATTTGAATGGGAGGAAGAGGCTGGAGTTCCAGGGGCTTTCCTTATTAAGAACTTTCACCAAAAGGAATTCTATCTAAAGACACTGACACTTGATGATGTTCCAGGCCACGGCCGAGTATGCTTCATTTGCAATTCATGGATTTACCCTTCCGAATACTATAAAAGAGATCGCATTTTCTTCTCCAATCAG ACTTACCTACCAAGCCAAACACCAGAACCTCTTCGTTCTTATCGTGAAGAAGAGTTGGAAAACCTGAGAGGAAATGGAATTGGGAAGCTGGAGGAATGGGACAGGATCTATGACTATGATGTCTATAATGATTTAGGTGATCCTGATAAGGGTCCAAAGTACGAGCGCAAGATTCTTGGAGGATCAGCTGACTACCCTTATCCTCGTCGAGGGAGGACAGGCCGTTTGCCTACTGCAACAG ATCCTAAAAGTGAAAGTCGGCTGCCACTACATAAAAGCTTAGAGATTTATGTTCCCAGAGATGAGAAATTCAATCAGTTAAAGATGTCAGATTTTGCAGCATATGCCCTGAAGTTGTTATCTCAGTTCTTACTTGCTGAGCTTGATGCTTCTAACTTTACAGAGTTTGATACATTTGAGGATGAATTAAAAATATATGATGATGGATTTAAGTTTCCTTTTGAATCTCTAGTTCATAAATTAAGGGATCTTGTTCCAATGGAACTGGTGAAAGAGTTGCTGAGATCAGATGGTGAACACCTCTGTAAGTTCCCTATGCCACAAGTAATCAAAG AAGATAAATCTGCTTGGAGAACTGATGAAGAGTTTGCGAGAGAAATGTTGGCTGGATTAAACCCTATTATCATCTGTTCTCTAAAA GAGTTTCCTCCAACAAGTAATCTGGATCCTAAAGTTTTTGGCGACCAGAAGAGTGCTATTACAGTGGAACATATAAAGAAGAATTTAGATGGATTAGCTGTAGAACAG GCAATCAAGGATAACAGATTGTTCATATTGAATCACCATGATACTCTCATGCCTTACCTGAGACGCATAAACACTACTACTACAAAGACTTATGCCACAAGAACTTTACTTTTTCTGAAAGAAGATGGAACGTTGAAGCCAGTTGCAATTGATCTGAGCTTGCCACATCCAGACGGAGATCATCTTGGAGCTGTTAGCAAAGTGTACACACCAGCAATTGATGGGCAGGAAGCTATTGTTTGGCAACTAGCGAAAGCTTATGTTGCAGTAAATGATTCCGGCTTTCATCAGCTTATTTCCCATTG GTTGAATACTCATGCAGTAGTTGAACCGTTTGTGATTGCCACAAACAGGCAATTAAGTGTTCTCCATCCGATTTACAAACTTCTGCATCCACACTTCCGCGACACCATGTTCATAAATGCATTTGCTAGGCAGACCCTCATTAATGCTTGTGGAATTGTTGAGATGACAGTTTTTCCCTCTAAATTTGCCATGGAAATGTCAGCTGTTATTTACAAGAATTGGATGTTTCTTGATCAAGCTCTTCCAACTGATCTTATTAAGAG AGGAATGGCGGTTGAGGATTCAAATGCACCACACGGTCTTCGTTTATTAATTCAAGACTATCCATTTGCTGTTGACGGGCTGGAAATTTGGGCAGCAATCaaaatttgggttgaagaataCTGTCATTTCTATTACAAATCAGACGACATGATTCAAGGAGATACAGAACTCCAAGCCTGGTGGAAGGAGCTGCGTGAAAAGGGACACGGCGACAAAAAGGACGAGCCCTGGTGGCCTAAAATGCAGACGGTCCAAGAACTAATAAACTCTTGCACCATTGTTATATGGATAGCTTCAGCACTGCATGCAGCAGTCAATTTTGGGCAATATCCTTATGCTGGCTACCTCCCTAATCGTCCTACATTAAGTCGAAGATTCATGCCTGAGCCGGGAACTCAAGAATACGAGGAGCTCAACACAAATCCTGAGAATGCATTCTTGAAAACAATAACACCTCAGATGCAGACACTACTTGGGATTTCTCTCATAGAAATGCTGTCAAGGCATACCGCAGATGAGGTTTACTTGGGACAAAGGGACACTCCTGAATGGACAAATGATCAAGAACCACTACAAGCTTTTGAAAGATTTGGTAAGAGGCTGAGAGAGATTGAGAAGAGAATTACACAAATGAATTGTGATGAGAAATGGAAAAATAGGTCCGGTCCTGTTAAGGTGCCTTACACTTCATTCTATGCCTCAAGTGAAATGGGATTAACTGGCAAAGGAATTCCTAACAGTGTGTCCATATAA
- the LOC107822680 gene encoding protein DMP10, translating to MAEPSLSQRLPPPPVPMSSPSPPQQPPPAARSKVVGETAHPIHKTLDTAANIANLLPNGTVLAFRMLIPSFSNKGVCQLSNKLLTAAVIGFCSAACFFSSFTDSCVLSSDGKSFYGIATTRGIHLFNFDNDPEKILEGINMRKYKLKCLDFVHAFVSLLVFLVFAFCDSDVQTCFFSNQQRPGSNVNALVMNLPLAAGFFASFFFLIFPTTRRGIGYAGLPA from the coding sequence ATGGCTGAACCATCTTTATCACAACGGTTGCCACCTCCGCCTGTGCCGATGTCTTCGCCATCCCCACCACAACAACCGCCTCCAGCGGCTAGGTCAAAAGTCGTCGGCGAAACGGCTCATCCAATACACAAAACCTTAGACACTGCAGCCAACATAGCAAACCTTCTACCCAACGGAACAGTCCTAGCATTTCGAATGCTAATTCCTTCATTTTCCAATAAGGGCGTCTGCCAACTCTCCAACAAGTTGTTGACTGCAGCAGTCATTGGATTCTGCTCCGCCGCCTGTTTCTTCTCTTCTTTCACCGACAGCTGCGTCCTCAGCTCCGACGGGAAGTCGTTTTACGGTATAGCCACCACTAGAGGGATACACTTATTTAACTTCGATAATGATCCCGAGAAAATATTGGAAGGAATAAACATGAGGAAATACAAGCTCAAGTGCCTAGATTTCGTACACGCATTTGTTTCTCTCTTGGTGTTCTTGGTCTTTGCATTTTGTGATTCTGACGTGCAAACTTGTTTCTTCAGTAACCAGCAGAGGCCAGGATCCAACGTAAATGCCTTGGTAATGAACCTGCCCTTAGCAGCTGGGTTTTTTGCCAGTTTCTTCTTCTTGATCTTCCCTACTACGCGTAGAGGAATAGGATATGCTGGCTTGCCGGCCTAA